One genomic region from Danio aesculapii chromosome 24, fDanAes4.1, whole genome shotgun sequence encodes:
- the LOC130218626 gene encoding uncharacterized protein LOC130218626: protein MPFSSNEKSARHRAKVNADPVARARYLAKRRESYQRRKREGKTKLSPVTELSKAKQDELRQKWRHYKRSHRMKIHNISLQSCSELDMNSEWLQNFAPYSPGSEAEESKEVPVSSYNVVKEEPETVEIQWENVNSPPPAVSSDSEPNNAQSSAISVTPPMMENVPCSVKLTMTKLHCLLESKQEKIESLEKQVQDLQEDRKFLRSQIESLTRALTIHVSRGISETTEKS, encoded by the exons ATGCCATTTTCAAGCAATGAGAAATCAGCTCGTCACAGAGCAAAGGTGAATGCTGATCCTGTTGCGAGAGCCAGATACCTGGCAAAAAGAAGAGAGAG CTATCAGCGAAGGAAGAGGGAAGGAAAGACAAAACTTTCTCCAGTCACCGAACTCTCTAAAGCAAAACAGGATGAACTGAGGCAGAAATGGAGACATTACAAGAGAAGTCACAGGATGAAGATTCACAATATATCACTGCAGTCCTG CTCTGAGCTAGATATGAACTCTGAATGGCTGCAGAATTTCGCTCCATACTCCCCCGGTAGTGAGGCTGAGGAAAGCAAGGAGGTTCCTGTGAGCAGCTACAATGTGGTGAAAGAGGAACCAGAGACTGTGGAAATCCAGTGGGAAAATGTGAACTCACCACCACCAGCGGTGTCTTCTGATTCAGAGCCGAACAACGCTCAAAGCAGCGCCATTTCag tGACACCTCCTATGATGGAAAATGTACCCTGCAGTGTTAAACTGACCATGACCAAGCTCCACTGTCTGCTGGAAAGCAAACAGGAAAAGATTGAATCTCTGGAGAAACAGGTACAGGACCTACAAGAGGATCGCAAGTTCCTCCGCTCACAGATCGAGAGCCTCACCAGAGCTCTCACTATTCATGTCAGTCGGGGGATTTCAGAAACAACAGAAAAAAGTTAA